One part of the Enterococcus sp. DIV1094 genome encodes these proteins:
- a CDS encoding GLUG motif-containing protein yields MVKLNKKKLMASVLLSSMVFAQTAPTIASALEESDPNRKTVIEAESIDEKIENSNDETLINQVAPDELEVLEEASNVETIPEDIDQETVETTEQLIEEQQTLLEEMEEQNETVIESYFSGAGDGSISAPFQITTEAELHEMRNDLTAHYQLMNDITLTSEWIPVGYGLTLATKFTGSFTAEPGTVIHNVRVNSGAQAGDVSNRGFFGVVDGATISGITLEKPHIVGGLNGLNTGGLIGQINDQSGNPTTVTDSAISGGIIEATGGSVGGLVGYMANRVSGTMVLRSSSSATITVNANPNMYPQAVGGLIGINGNVVVDSYATGNVTANATNTGGLVGLNSLGVVRRSYATGNVDGQDNDNIGGLIGGQDFYSTVVDSYATGDVIGRENVGGFIGAVYSYNTVVARNYSTGSVVGTSYVGGFIGNADNLTIENSFGMGDVTGDSNVDHFGLGGTNSNNFYYNNAEVRSQGMLVSGQVTPNVIEPLDVIELRTQSTYEANGWDFGSTWVWDAASNYPKLGLGNEIDTLPIDALGETLQVPYGGAETRIPLIEAFSLFGRGGNPEDYLFETDADGVSLSDDGDYLILEITSIGTYEITATPINRLTTLEPGQNWNKAIVEITPGEIVLEKGTVYTRAFNGTTGIDHFDAPTLSGLAPGDEVTWIEGDFQYTDSAAGTNTIEGANWTLDWGTIDNSNYVITGLPTIGSDEYLVTDIFDVEAITKANGAFLKIDEELAAQNNTHEVITIAGTALLHHDDTPDTPGEQWYHDHAEELLQDVTFLIYDTDPQANPLARVVAYADGIAAVDGAFVGLSANTTYWITATSDESANFNAGEESDPIVLTTSLSGDNGGNGDNGGDNGGNGGTGGNTGNTGNTGNNISAPSGNNQTGTIPNGGSVNTSGNGNGSIPTNAASAGNNSRSGNLPKTGEVASTFVLLGFGAVGTALASWLKRKKN; encoded by the coding sequence ATGGTTAAGTTGAACAAGAAAAAACTGATGGCAAGTGTGCTTTTAAGTTCGATGGTATTTGCGCAAACAGCGCCTACTATTGCAAGCGCTTTAGAAGAGAGTGATCCAAACAGGAAAACTGTGATTGAAGCAGAGTCAATAGATGAAAAAATAGAAAATAGTAACGATGAGACTTTGATTAATCAAGTGGCACCCGACGAATTAGAGGTTCTGGAAGAAGCAAGTAATGTGGAAACCATTCCTGAAGACATTGACCAAGAAACAGTAGAGACAACCGAACAGCTGATTGAAGAGCAGCAGACATTGTTGGAAGAAATGGAAGAGCAAAATGAAACGGTGATTGAATCATACTTTTCTGGAGCGGGTGATGGTTCGATCAGCGCACCATTCCAAATCACTACTGAAGCTGAATTACATGAAATGCGAAATGATTTAACGGCGCATTATCAATTGATGAATGATATCACACTAACTTCAGAGTGGATACCAGTTGGATATGGATTAACTTTAGCGACAAAATTCACTGGAAGTTTTACAGCTGAACCTGGGACAGTTATCCATAATGTGAGAGTTAACTCTGGTGCGCAAGCTGGTGATGTGAGCAATCGAGGATTTTTTGGTGTAGTAGATGGCGCAACGATTTCAGGGATCACTTTGGAAAAGCCGCACATTGTGGGCGGGCTGAATGGGCTCAATACTGGAGGGTTGATTGGACAAATCAACGATCAATCTGGGAATCCAACAACCGTCACTGATTCTGCTATCAGTGGTGGAATTATCGAAGCGACTGGTGGGAGTGTTGGTGGGCTCGTTGGCTACATGGCGAATAGGGTCTCTGGTACTATGGTTCTTCGTTCTTCTTCTTCAGCAACGATCACAGTAAATGCGAATCCTAACATGTACCCTCAAGCAGTGGGCGGTTTGATCGGAATAAATGGGAATGTAGTAGTGGACAGTTATGCGACAGGCAATGTCACAGCAAACGCAACCAATACAGGTGGCTTGGTTGGTTTAAATAGCTTGGGCGTCGTTCGTCGTTCATATGCCACAGGAAATGTCGATGGTCAAGATAATGATAACATTGGTGGTTTGATCGGTGGGCAGGATTTCTATAGTACAGTGGTGGATTCTTATGCGACAGGAGATGTTATTGGACGAGAGAATGTCGGTGGGTTCATCGGAGCAGTTTATTCATACAATACCGTAGTAGCACGCAACTATAGTACAGGAAGCGTAGTTGGTACTAGTTATGTCGGTGGATTTATCGGTAACGCTGATAATTTGACTATCGAAAATAGCTTCGGAATGGGTGATGTGACGGGAGATTCGAATGTAGACCATTTTGGCTTAGGTGGTACGAATAGCAATAACTTCTACTATAATAATGCTGAAGTGCGCTCTCAAGGTATGCTAGTGAGTGGGCAAGTTACCCCAAACGTTATTGAGCCGTTAGATGTCATTGAATTACGAACACAAAGTACTTATGAAGCGAATGGTTGGGATTTCGGTAGTACTTGGGTGTGGGATGCTGCATCTAATTATCCTAAGTTAGGACTAGGTAACGAAATCGATACGTTACCGATCGATGCGTTAGGCGAAACGCTTCAAGTTCCGTATGGTGGAGCAGAAACAAGGATTCCGCTCATTGAGGCATTTTCTTTATTTGGTCGCGGAGGAAATCCAGAAGATTACCTTTTTGAAACAGATGCGGATGGGGTCAGTCTTTCAGATGATGGCGACTATTTGATTTTGGAGATCACGAGTATTGGTACCTATGAGATTACGGCTACACCAATCAACCGTCTGACTACGTTAGAACCTGGACAGAATTGGAATAAAGCAATCGTTGAAATCACTCCAGGAGAAATTGTTCTAGAAAAAGGAACGGTCTATACTCGTGCCTTTAATGGGACGACAGGAATCGATCATTTTGATGCACCAACGTTAAGTGGGCTAGCGCCAGGAGATGAAGTGACTTGGATAGAAGGAGACTTCCAGTATACGGATAGTGCTGCTGGCACAAATACGATTGAAGGAGCAAACTGGACACTTGATTGGGGAACGATCGACAACTCCAACTACGTTATTACAGGATTGCCCACTATTGGATCTGACGAGTACCTTGTCACCGATATTTTTGATGTAGAAGCAATTACAAAAGCAAATGGTGCATTCTTGAAAATTGACGAAGAGCTAGCGGCACAAAACAATACCCATGAAGTGATCACGATTGCGGGAACAGCGCTTCTTCATCACGACGATACACCAGATACACCTGGTGAACAGTGGTACCATGACCATGCAGAGGAATTACTCCAAGATGTGACCTTCTTGATCTACGACACAGATCCACAAGCGAATCCATTGGCACGAGTGGTTGCTTATGCAGATGGGATAGCGGCAGTAGACGGCGCATTTGTAGGTTTAAGTGCCAACACCACGTATTGGATCACTGCAACTTCAGATGAGAGTGCGAACTTTAACGCAGGGGAAGAATCGGATCCAATCGTTCTTACTACGTCACTTTCAGGAGACAATGGAGGAAACGGAGATAATGGTGGAGATAACGGGGGCAATGGAGGTACCGGCGGAAATACTGGAAATACCGGAAACACTGGAAATAATATCAGCGCTCCTTCAGGGAACAATCAAACTGGGACGATTCCAAATGGTGGAAGTGTGAATACTTCTGGAAATGGTAATGGAAGTATTCCTACGAATGCTGCATCAGCCGGAAATAATAGCAGAAGTGGTAATTTACCGAAAACTGGTGAAGTAGCGAGTACATTCGTATTGCTTGGCTTTGGTGCGGTAGGCACAGCGTTAGCTAGTTGGCTGAAACGTAAGAAGAATTAA
- a CDS encoding PTS glucitol/sorbitol transporter subunit IIA, whose translation MHKTKITQIGHIVEDFAEEFLLVLFGPEAPPELRDICVIHENVTKPENVLRKNATLKIGQNKYRILEVGSDANANYESLGHISVYFRETENNEILPGAILVEPKVFPILELGDEITIE comes from the coding sequence ATGCATAAAACGAAGATAACTCAGATTGGTCATATCGTTGAAGATTTTGCTGAAGAATTTTTATTGGTTCTTTTTGGACCTGAAGCACCACCTGAATTAAGAGATATTTGTGTGATCCATGAGAACGTGACAAAGCCAGAGAATGTGTTGAGAAAAAACGCTACGCTAAAAATTGGTCAAAATAAATATCGAATACTTGAAGTTGGCTCAGACGCGAATGCGAATTACGAATCACTAGGACATATCTCGGTTTATTTTAGAGAAACTGAAAATAATGAGATCCTTCCTGGAGCAATTTTAGTGGAGCCAAAAGTTTTTCCGATACTTGAATTGGGAGACGAGATCACGATTGAATGA
- a CDS encoding NAD(P)H-dependent oxidoreductase, producing MTLYGKLLQREKDGAPIKVGVIGAGQMGFGMVSQISTIPGMIVGGISDINLDAAKRAADAYNASAEQKINILTSTDFKEIVNSDNVEIIVDATGVPEAGAKIALATLIAKKHLVLLNVEIDITVGPLMKQLYDAAGLIYTGSDGDEPAATVQMYEFAKSMGMEVLVAGKGKNNALKVNANPDTAQAEADAKGMNSHMLAAFQDGTKTMAEMNLLSNAIGYLPDVVGMHGIAADLDGTVEKLDLKENGGILNNFGVVEYVDGIAPGIFCIVKGQNEGVQHELNYLMKKGERDHHLLYRPYHLCSLETPLTIARAVLENDTAIVPMGAPISETVAVAKRDIKAGEKIDGIGGYCVRGVLETHADMKKNGNVPIGLVGGGSVAKRDIKGGAFLTMDDIELDESTTVFKIRRLQDETFA from the coding sequence ATGACGTTATATGGAAAGCTTTTACAAAGAGAAAAAGATGGTGCGCCAATCAAAGTGGGCGTCATTGGTGCAGGACAAATGGGGTTTGGAATGGTCTCACAAATCTCAACGATTCCTGGTATGATCGTTGGCGGAATCAGTGATATCAATCTGGACGCGGCAAAACGAGCAGCAGATGCATACAATGCGAGTGCAGAGCAGAAAATCAATATTCTGACCAGTACAGATTTCAAAGAAATCGTCAATTCCGATAATGTAGAAATTATTGTTGATGCCACTGGAGTACCGGAGGCTGGAGCCAAAATTGCTTTAGCAACATTGATTGCGAAAAAACACTTAGTTTTATTGAACGTGGAAATCGATATTACAGTCGGGCCATTGATGAAACAGCTTTATGATGCGGCTGGATTGATCTACACAGGATCAGATGGGGATGAGCCTGCAGCAACCGTTCAGATGTACGAATTTGCTAAGAGTATGGGGATGGAGGTATTAGTCGCAGGAAAAGGGAAAAACAATGCACTGAAAGTAAACGCCAATCCTGATACAGCTCAAGCGGAAGCTGATGCAAAAGGAATGAACAGCCATATGCTAGCTGCTTTCCAAGACGGTACAAAAACGATGGCAGAAATGAATCTTCTTTCAAATGCAATCGGTTACTTACCAGATGTTGTTGGTATGCACGGGATTGCGGCTGATTTAGATGGGACAGTCGAGAAATTAGACTTGAAAGAAAACGGCGGGATCTTAAATAATTTTGGTGTGGTTGAGTATGTGGATGGCATTGCGCCAGGAATCTTCTGTATCGTTAAGGGACAAAATGAAGGCGTCCAGCATGAATTGAACTATCTAATGAAAAAAGGGGAGAGAGATCATCACCTCTTATACCGTCCGTATCATCTATGCAGTTTAGAAACACCATTGACGATTGCTCGAGCAGTCTTAGAAAACGATACAGCTATCGTGCCTATGGGCGCACCAATTTCTGAAACAGTTGCTGTAGCGAAGCGTGATATCAAAGCAGGTGAGAAAATTGATGGTATCGGTGGTTATTGCGTCCGAGGTGTACTTGAAACACATGCAGACATGAAGAAAAATGGCAATGTGCCAATCGGATTAGTCGGCGGTGGTTCAGTAGCAAAACGTGACATCAAAGGTGGTGCGTTCTTGACAATGGACGATATCGAACTGGATGAATCGACAACAGTGTTCAAGATCCGTCGATTGCAGGACGAAACATTCGCGTAA
- a CDS encoding transcriptional regulator GutM, producing MGEIRLVLLVVILLGLNVMTSIRHSNYYKKTVNQIIQNNSEGYFGIGMTQSIFKKRNIVLMVTSLDGVIKECQVMSGLTIFAKFKPFEEVNGQAITDIPEHLLNGKYGEALTQAIEFIESERK from the coding sequence ATGGGGGAAATTCGTTTAGTGCTGCTCGTCGTTATACTACTTGGTTTGAACGTTATGACTTCGATCAGACATTCTAATTACTACAAAAAGACAGTCAATCAGATCATTCAAAACAATTCAGAAGGATATTTCGGTATTGGTATGACGCAAAGTATATTCAAAAAAAGAAACATTGTGTTGATGGTCACCAGCCTTGATGGTGTGATAAAAGAGTGTCAAGTGATGTCTGGCTTAACGATCTTTGCAAAGTTCAAACCATTTGAAGAAGTAAATGGGCAAGCAATTACGGACATCCCTGAACACCTTCTGAACGGAAAATATGGAGAAGCACTCACACAAGCAATCGAGTTCATTGAAAGTGAAAGAAAATAA
- a CDS encoding 2-hydroxyacid dehydrogenase codes for MKCLAIADLFIDKKMMDDGLALLKEKGIEVEVKEWQHADLEALQKDNITLEKQGSESVDLPDYLMEGIEEYDYLITQFAPVGKKVIDQAKKLKFVGVLRAGIENVNREYAEEKGITVFNTPGRSETSVSEYTVGLMLSEIRNIARADGKLRNGEWEKHYPNGVLTPELKESVVGLIGYGAIGQKVANLIRPFGGKIIFFDDYFKGETEDTQVSLDELIEQADIISMHYRLTEQTKNMINKEHFKKMKDSAVIINSARSGLINENDLIEALQTKEITGAAVDVFEQEPLPADHPYLALENVTITPHIAGSTIGNFANSPKILANRMVNEYL; via the coding sequence ATGAAATGTTTGGCAATTGCAGATTTATTCATTGATAAAAAAATGATGGATGACGGTTTAGCGTTATTAAAGGAAAAAGGCATCGAAGTGGAAGTCAAAGAGTGGCAACATGCTGATTTGGAAGCCTTGCAAAAAGACAATATCACTTTGGAAAAACAAGGCAGTGAATCAGTAGATCTCCCGGACTATTTAATGGAAGGAATCGAAGAGTACGATTACTTGATCACGCAATTCGCTCCTGTAGGAAAAAAAGTCATTGATCAGGCAAAAAAATTAAAATTTGTTGGGGTATTACGTGCTGGTATTGAAAATGTCAATCGCGAATATGCGGAAGAAAAGGGAATCACCGTTTTCAACACGCCTGGACGTAGTGAGACAAGTGTTTCGGAATATACAGTAGGCTTGATGCTTTCTGAGATCCGTAATATTGCCAGAGCGGATGGGAAATTGCGTAATGGTGAATGGGAGAAACACTATCCAAACGGTGTTTTGACCCCTGAGTTGAAAGAATCTGTTGTCGGTTTGATCGGGTACGGGGCAATTGGTCAAAAAGTTGCGAACTTGATACGTCCATTTGGTGGGAAAATCATTTTCTTTGATGATTATTTCAAAGGAGAAACAGAGGATACTCAAGTTTCTCTAGACGAACTGATTGAACAAGCAGATATCATTTCGATGCACTATCGTTTGACGGAGCAAACAAAAAATATGATCAACAAAGAACATTTTAAAAAAATGAAAGACTCTGCGGTTATCATCAACAGTGCGAGATCAGGATTGATCAACGAGAATGATTTGATCGAAGCTTTGCAAACAAAAGAAATCACTGGAGCCGCAGTAGATGTGTTTGAGCAAGAGCCGTTGCCGGCTGATCATCCATACTTGGCTTTAGAAAATGTCACCATCACACCACATATTGCTGGATCGACAATTGGAAATTTTGCCAACTCACCGAAGATTTTAGCCAATCGCATGGTGAATGAATATCTTTAA
- a CDS encoding zinc-dependent alcohol dehydrogenase has protein sequence MIPNKIKFAYLAEKGNAKVTEMPMPELLDDEILVKQDACNICTTDYQQWQGLREHQGYPMAGGHEGAGTIVAKGSKVGATFEVGDCVSVIYDYCGYCDECKHGEVTGCENIKQFGKNYSDEFYGIFGFANYFIRKAKSFVKMSPDLAPSEAAFVEPLSSVIQNMKKLRIKSGTDTVVVIGGGTMGLLNAETARAFGARVIVSELMEKKIEIAESMGFEVVNPKKEDPVQRVKELTNGKGADIVIVAVGLTIANNQALEMVKPKDGKISMYAAGYPAPEMDVDPNKVHYMRLELIGTYGSTLEDFYDAAQMLNTGRVDVSKLVETHIPLDDIQKAFETASTPGNYRVSVTLD, from the coding sequence ATGATTCCCAATAAAATAAAATTCGCATATTTAGCAGAAAAAGGAAATGCAAAAGTAACAGAAATGCCAATGCCAGAGTTATTAGATGATGAGATTTTGGTAAAGCAAGACGCATGCAATATTTGTACAACTGATTACCAACAGTGGCAAGGGTTAAGAGAACACCAAGGCTATCCAATGGCAGGAGGTCATGAAGGGGCAGGAACGATCGTAGCAAAAGGAAGTAAAGTCGGCGCAACGTTTGAAGTTGGGGATTGTGTGAGTGTGATCTATGATTACTGTGGCTATTGTGATGAATGTAAGCATGGAGAAGTCACTGGTTGTGAAAACATCAAGCAATTTGGCAAAAATTATTCCGATGAATTTTATGGGATCTTTGGATTTGCGAACTATTTTATCAGAAAAGCAAAAAGCTTTGTCAAGATGAGTCCAGATCTAGCACCTTCAGAAGCAGCATTTGTTGAACCACTTTCCTCGGTGATCCAGAATATGAAAAAATTGAGAATCAAATCTGGTACAGATACCGTCGTTGTGATCGGCGGAGGGACAATGGGCTTACTCAACGCTGAAACAGCTCGTGCATTCGGTGCGAGAGTCATTGTTTCCGAGTTGATGGAAAAGAAAATTGAGATTGCTGAATCTATGGGATTTGAAGTGGTCAACCCTAAGAAAGAAGACCCTGTTCAACGAGTAAAAGAATTAACCAATGGGAAAGGTGCAGATATCGTGATCGTTGCAGTTGGGCTAACAATTGCTAACAATCAAGCACTAGAAATGGTCAAGCCAAAAGATGGGAAAATATCGATGTATGCAGCGGGGTACCCTGCGCCAGAAATGGATGTTGATCCAAACAAGGTCCATTATATGCGCCTAGAGTTGATTGGAACATATGGCTCTACATTAGAAGATTTTTACGATGCGGCACAAATGTTGAATACTGGCAGAGTCGATGTTTCAAAACTGGTGGAGACACACATCCCATTAGATGATATCCAAAAAGCTTTTGAGACAGCAAGCACACCAGGAAACTACCGAGTATCAGTCACGTTAGATTAA
- the srlE gene encoding PTS glucitol/sorbitol transporter subunit IIB, with protein MGNKVIVNKGNGGWGGPLTLVPDHKKKYIISVTGGGIHPVAEKIAELTGTTAVDSFKNPVEKEETLAAVIDCGGTARCGTYPRMGIPTINVKLQAPSGPLAKFMTEDIFVSGTTVNDLQLVNGELPDEAIQTAPTTLTESLQEEKAVDETEASTAEASADSTKRKGFLGFIDMIGRGAGTFINIMYQAGRETIDTVMTNIIPFMAFVATLIGIINYTGIGNLIARVLSPLAGSLIGLVVLGLITSLPFLSPLLAPGAVIASVIGLLIGTEIANGTIPAHYALPALFAINSQVGCDFAPVGMTLGEANPDTISSGVPAILFSRVITGPLAVVVAYFVSFGL; from the coding sequence ATGGGAAATAAAGTAATCGTTAATAAAGGAAATGGTGGCTGGGGTGGACCTTTGACCTTAGTTCCTGATCATAAAAAGAAATATATCATCAGTGTCACAGGTGGAGGCATCCATCCTGTAGCGGAAAAAATTGCAGAATTAACAGGAACGACCGCAGTTGACTCATTCAAAAATCCAGTTGAAAAAGAAGAAACACTTGCCGCTGTCATTGATTGTGGAGGAACCGCTCGATGTGGCACATATCCTCGCATGGGTATCCCAACAATCAACGTTAAATTGCAAGCGCCTTCGGGTCCGCTAGCTAAGTTTATGACTGAAGATATCTTTGTATCAGGGACTACGGTGAATGATTTACAGCTAGTCAATGGTGAGTTGCCGGATGAAGCGATCCAAACTGCACCAACTACTTTAACTGAAAGCTTACAAGAGGAAAAGGCAGTCGATGAAACGGAAGCGTCTACTGCGGAAGCTTCGGCAGATTCAACGAAAAGAAAAGGATTCCTCGGATTTATCGATATGATCGGGCGTGGGGCTGGGACATTTATCAATATCATGTACCAAGCAGGGCGTGAAACGATCGATACAGTGATGACGAATATTATTCCTTTCATGGCTTTTGTCGCTACCTTGATCGGGATCATCAATTACACTGGCATCGGAAATCTGATTGCTCGAGTCTTATCACCATTAGCTGGAAGTTTGATTGGTTTAGTTGTTTTAGGTCTGATCACGAGTTTGCCTTTTCTTTCACCACTACTCGCTCCAGGGGCAGTTATTGCATCTGTGATCGGCTTGCTGATTGGGACAGAAATTGCAAACGGTACCATACCGGCGCATTATGCTTTACCCGCTCTATTTGCTATCAACTCTCAAGTTGGCTGTGACTTCGCTCCAGTTGGTATGACTTTAGGAGAAGCAAATCCTGATACGATTTCTTCTGGCGTTCCAGCCATCTTATTTTCTCGCGTGATTACCGGTCCATTAGCAGTTGTAGTTGCTTACTTTGTGTCGTTTGGACTATAA
- the srlA gene encoding PTS glucitol/sorbitol transporter subunit IIC, with amino-acid sequence MDFLVKLSDGFIGMFQAGADTFMGFLTGIVPLLITLILFVNALIKIIGEDRVFGFMQVCTKFMILRYTLIPFLACFFLTNPMCYTFGRFLKEEHKAAYYDSTVSMLHPIVGLFPHANSAELFVFLGVASGYAQVGNQSELGLRYLLAGFVIILIRGILTERIAAVLASRDKKKAVNA; translated from the coding sequence ATGGATTTTTTAGTAAAGCTTTCAGACGGTTTCATCGGGATGTTCCAAGCTGGAGCAGACACATTTATGGGGTTTCTGACTGGGATAGTGCCGCTTTTGATTACTTTGATTTTATTTGTAAACGCTTTAATCAAGATCATCGGTGAAGACCGAGTATTTGGATTTATGCAAGTATGTACAAAATTCATGATTCTTAGATACACTTTGATTCCATTTTTAGCTTGTTTTTTCCTGACAAACCCGATGTGTTATACATTTGGTCGCTTTTTAAAGGAGGAACATAAAGCAGCGTATTATGATTCAACAGTTTCCATGTTACATCCGATCGTTGGACTCTTTCCTCATGCGAACTCAGCAGAGTTATTCGTTTTCCTGGGCGTCGCTTCTGGATATGCTCAAGTAGGAAATCAGAGCGAATTAGGCTTACGCTACCTCTTAGCGGGTTTTGTGATTATTTTGATTCGTGGGATTTTGACTGAAAGAATCGCCGCTGTATTAGCAAGTCGTGACAAGAAAAAAGCTGTGAATGCCTGA
- a CDS encoding helix-turn-helix domain-containing protein: MNKSEERNLIKVATLYYKEGLTQVEISKKMGVSRSLISKWLVAARNQGFIEFFFNSEEVYSVNLENQLEKNLV, from the coding sequence ATGAATAAATCTGAAGAACGAAACTTAATCAAAGTTGCTACCCTTTATTACAAAGAAGGTTTGACACAAGTCGAAATATCAAAGAAAATGGGCGTTTCTCGATCCTTGATTTCAAAATGGTTAGTTGCTGCCAGAAATCAAGGATTCATTGAATTCTTCTTCAATAGCGAAGAAGTTTATTCCGTCAATCTAGAAAATCAATTGGAAAAAAATTTGGTTTAA
- a CDS encoding sugar-binding transcriptional regulator: MDTNNLSTSEIKKLLGQTAALSIKNKIETVHSIGLSWGKSIQALVSQFPFESYQNKVFIPLIGGMGTDNFEVHSNHLCYEFAKKTRSSSKYLYAPALINDPSAKKVLENNQNIKEVLEEAKHVDMAIVSISSPQHRNTMQDMGYITDKDIAELLELNIVGDINSRFFDKQGKEVNHLSNTNVIGISIEDLKKIPQVIAIAYQKEKWSGIYYACINHLITDLITTDEIANEILNAEL, from the coding sequence ATCGATACAAATAATTTATCTACTTCTGAGATCAAAAAATTGCTCGGTCAGACAGCCGCCTTATCGATCAAAAATAAAATCGAGACAGTCCATTCGATTGGACTGTCTTGGGGGAAATCAATCCAAGCATTAGTCTCACAATTTCCATTTGAATCTTATCAAAATAAAGTGTTTATTCCCCTGATTGGTGGAATGGGTACAGATAATTTTGAAGTTCATTCGAATCATCTATGTTATGAATTTGCGAAAAAAACACGAAGCTCATCTAAATATTTATATGCACCCGCTTTGATCAATGATCCCTCTGCAAAAAAAGTGCTGGAGAACAATCAAAACATCAAAGAAGTGTTGGAAGAAGCCAAACATGTTGATATGGCAATCGTCAGCATCTCTTCCCCGCAACACAGAAATACGATGCAAGACATGGGGTATATTACAGATAAAGATATCGCTGAGCTTCTTGAACTGAATATCGTTGGTGATATCAATTCTCGCTTCTTCGATAAACAAGGAAAAGAAGTCAATCACTTATCAAATACCAATGTGATCGGTATCAGCATCGAAGACTTAAAGAAAATTCCACAAGTGATTGCCATTGCATATCAAAAAGAAAAGTGGTCAGGGATTTACTATGCGTGTATCAATCATTTGATTACTGATTTGATAACAACTGATGAGATCGCGAATGAGATTTTGAATGCAGAATTGTAA
- a CDS encoding putative holin-like toxin, whose product MIRFSLFTATLIFGILTLTNKNDKKK is encoded by the coding sequence ATGATTCGTTTCAGTTTATTTACCGCAACTCTGATCTTTGGCATCCTAACCTTGACCAACAAAAACGACAAAAAGAAATAG